The Kribbella shirazensis genomic interval CGCCGCTGAGCACCAGCGTGATGACGAACAGGGCGGTCGACAGCGTGGTGGCGTAGCCCCAGTCGCTGCCCTGGAACGCGACGCCGATCATCCGCAGTACCGGCACCTGGGTGGCGTTGTCCGGGCCGCCGCCGGTGACCAGGTAGGCGGCGAAGCCGTACTGCAGGACCGAGATGGTGGCGAGGAAGAACAGCAACCGGATCTGGCTCGTGAGCAGCGGGAGATCGATCGCGAACACCCGCCGCAGCCGCGAGGCACCGTCCAGGGCAGCGGCCTCGAACACCTCGTTCGGAATGTTCTGCAGCGTGGTCAGGAACACCAGGAACGGCAGGCTGGCGATCCACGGGAAGCCGATCATCAGCAACGCTCCGAGCGCGGTCCGCGGATCGCCGACCCAGTTCTGCGCCAGCGCCTCGAGACCGGCGGCCCGCAACGCCCTGTTCAGTACGCCGTTGTTCGGGTCGTAGATGAACGACCAGACGAGTGTCGTGACGACGCCGGGGAAGGCCAACGGCGCGATCAGCAACGTCCGGAAGAGGAACTGCAGCCGCTCACTGCGCAGGCTGATCACCAGCTCCGCGGCGACGAACGGAAACAGCCACATCAGCGTCACCGACGCCGCGAAGATCACGCCCAGGTTCCGGAACGACCGCCACCAGATGTCGTCGGCGAACATCGTCCGGTAGTTCTCCAGCCCGACGAACGGCGAACTGAAACCCGGCCGCCAGTCGAAGAACGAGTGCACCACGCCGCTGATCGCCGGGTAGTACTGCAGGACTGCCAGTACGGCGAACGTCGGCAGCAGCCCGAGGTAGATCAGCCACGGCGAACTCCGCCGCCCGACCCGACTGCTGCCCCGATTCCTGGCCCGATTACTGCCCGAACTACTGCGCCGCCACGGCCGCGCGACCGGTCTGACGACCTCCGTCATGAACCCGTCCTCTCCTCCACGATGCGCTGCACCTGACAAACGCTTTCCGTGGACAGGTTTGCGCGGTGTTGGCGTTTCGTCAATATGTTGAAGGACTTTGAGCGATGTTGCGGGATGGGTTAGAGTCGCTGCCATGTCAAACCTGGCTGCCCTGTCACAGCGAGAAGGGCCGCTCGCGTGCTAGCCGCGGAGCGGCGATCGCGGATCATCGCCCAGGCGCGGCGGTCCGGCGCGGTCCGAGTGACCGACATCGCCAGCACTCTCGGGGTCTCCGAGGCGACCGTGCGCCGCGACCTGGACTCCCTGGTCGCCGACGGCCTGCTGGACAAGGTGTACGGCGGGGCCACGCTGAGCTCGGCGTCGCCGGCGGGCGGAGCCGCCATCCAGCTCGGCGTCGTCATCCCGGCCGCGACGGCGTACTACCCGCGACTCCTCGACGGCATCCGAGACCGGACCGACAGCCCGGACGACCTGACGGTGAACCTGGCGCTGTCCCGCCGCCCCGCCGATCCGACCCTCGAGTCGATCGTCGCCGCCGAGCGCGAACTGATCGCCGGGCTGATCGAGTCCGGCGTCGACGGCCTGCTGCTGTTGCCGGCGCTCGGCAGCCGGCAACAGCTGAACGATGCCGTGCGGGACTACGAAGCCTGGCTGGCCGGGCTGCCCGTCCCAGCTGTGCTGATG includes:
- a CDS encoding carbohydrate ABC transporter permease, with the protein product MTEVVRPVARPWRRSSSGSNRARNRGSSRVGRRSSPWLIYLGLLPTFAVLAVLQYYPAISGVVHSFFDWRPGFSSPFVGLENYRTMFADDIWWRSFRNLGVIFAASVTLMWLFPFVAAELVISLRSERLQFLFRTLLIAPLAFPGVVTTLVWSFIYDPNNGVLNRALRAAGLEALAQNWVGDPRTALGALLMIGFPWIASLPFLVFLTTLQNIPNEVFEAAALDGASRLRRVFAIDLPLLTSQIRLLFFLATISVLQYGFAAYLVTGGGPDNATQVPVLRMIGVAFQGSDWGYATTLSTALFVITLVLSGVVMAIRKREARDVRSH